agtcacctggtctgtcaatctctataaGGCTCCCATCTAGCATTTATACAGGTTCATTATTCATTAATAAATGGTGTTATGCTTTACACTTTACAATAAGGCTCCCATTTggcatttataaatgtttatcAGTCATTAATAAATGGTTTTATGCATTACACTTTACAACAAAGCTCCGATTGATAGTTGTGGATACTTATAATGCATTTATGAAGTACAATATTATATGCTAAAAAATATGCTTACAAATGCTGATTGTGCTTACAAGATAGTAACTTAGTCTGAAATATTTAATATAGCAACTCTAGGTGAAATATATAGGTGAACACATTTGGCTCACTATTTGGCAAGAAACCGGTcaggtttttctctttctcacccTTAACTAATACATAATAAACCATTGATAATGGTTTATAAAGCATTTACAGATTAATTAATAACATAGCTATAAACTATTTATTAGCCATCTATAAGGGGAGTATTATTGTAAAGTGGTACCAGAAAGGTAAACTTAAACAGGCAGCTATGCAGCTAAATATATGAAAACCCACAAAACAAATgataagacttttttttaaaaatcccagctgctggaaaaaaaaactgatgaaGATCACAAAGGAAATGCTTTATTCAAAGGAGAACGCAACCTCTCACTATTAGCTTAGGATTGAAACTGACCCACTGAAGTTTGCTAATTCCTTTCCCCAAtataaaatgaattttaaaaagcagctgataTAGAAAActacatataaaaacaaatgtactacttaaatttgatatttttttcctttgaatTTCCATTTTCCTAGTTTTTGTACTTATTATCTTATCAGTTTAATTTCCCATCCACTTCATTCATTTTTGACTGATACAATAGTCCCATGTCATTCACTAACATCTGTATTTTGTTTCTATTATAAAACACAGATTGACAAGTTTGCAATACTGTTCACAAAAAAATGCAGTTATTCAGTCATTGATATGATATGCATGACATAATATGCAAAGAGGCATAAGGTTTACAGCTTTATATGATAGTGTTTGTTGTAGTTTCACAGTTTAGTTGTTTCAAAGTAATAAAGTGTTATAGCTAATTCACAGAAAACAAGTTTTTGAAATATCTCCTTGTGCTTTCCAGATGAAACGTGCATCTGTCTTTCAGGTGGCTTAAGTGTACATGGAAACGTACATCCACTGAAAATAAGAAAgacattatttattaataacatttaagtACCACCATTTAAACTAATGCATTTTCTTTGTACACATATGtgtaattacatttatttattcttttgctCTGTCAGCACTAAAGTGACTTTATTACCTCTGACTCCTTGAGATTAATGGATTTTCCATCAGACAACTGTTTGAAGATTTCTGTTGAAGAACACAATTGAGAGCTTAAACTGTACAAATCATGAACCTTTATCAAATCTTAGAAGCGAGAAAGatgttttcaaatgaaaaaactTTTCATTCTCACTGCATGAGATTTATTTTCAGCTATCTACACATCTATTGTTGTCATTTCTTCTCGGCTTCACTTACTCTTCATGCAGTCCAAGCGAATCATGAGACTGATGAAGCACTCCAGTGTCATGTGTCCAGAGGAGGCGCCATAGCGCAGAGCCATCAGACTGAGCATGTCATCTCCAACCCTTATTtctgaaaaaacacacagtcagaCTTCAGGAGGAGTTTGCTGAGATATAtgtactagagatggaccgtattcgtccgatactgacctaaattactggatcggatatcggagagaaataaaaaatgtaatccgatccattaaatatcacgaaagcaatattactttctacaccaggatccttttctgtaGTTGACatctggtaactgtgcaggggcgggtctagcaaagtttagccaggggggcaggtagggcattaacaggaaAAGGGGGACAGaaaacatacttttctttcttattctcatttcaaatgtctagcttttaatcaataattatctgaatcttacactcAAAGTTGtgatctgatgtaaaatgtatagaagtccattactgtatatagtaactattaagtctaatataccctagtaagctatagtactttttgcTTTGGGAAGGTAcaatctgtgcagtctgcaattctgttgaagaaagatgttctatttaattattgtggagaaataattgatttctgtgcatttttttttttacaagtgcattaaattaaagttgattgcGTTGATTAAGCATCAGAAGGTGGGGGGtggttgccttttttttttcttctgggaGTTGGCAagcctattagttaggttgcttaatatttccgctaagtactctttaaaataccagaataggaaggatggtgtaggtttaagtttattagattgatcagtattgctgaactatgaaatattttgggtgcagtgtagtttttgcatacaggtgtaacagaatagctttagtgtttttttgcttttttaaacttgagtatgaacttttacaaaatgcagcaagacatttaaaaaacagttttattgattaaaaaatacaccATATCGgaatcggcagatatccaaatttatgatattggtatcagacataaaaaagtggtattgtGCAATGGACGGCGCTAACAAGCTAACTGCACTAAcgcgttgacgccgtccagccccacgcatgGGGCGATCCGCAATAACTCGCTAACTGAGATTAGCCacgttaatgcagttatggcgttaacgtcactttaatgagattaacactgacagcactaatacATACATACGTATacgcacatatacacacatatacatatacatatatataaacatataccTGAAGCTAGAAATGCGTTCCTCAGCTCACTCAGTGACAGTGTTCCTGTTTTTGAAACGTCAGTGAGGAAGAAAATCTCCTGATAGGAGAAGAACAAAAGAAACCATGATCTGGGAAAATCTTCACATGTATCAGATTTATTGATATGTGTGTttaggctgttttttttctctctttaccTTGTATTTAGTGACCTTGTTCCACAGACGGACGAATTCCTCAGTGTTTAGTTTGCCTGTGATTGACGTCTTTTAAAACCCACATTAAGGTAGTAAAGGGACACATCTTAGTCTGGTCTTTCAGATGAGTAATGCTGTTTATATCAATAGAAGAGCACTCAGGTTTGCTTACACATAGACTATTCTTCTGTTATGTAACTACAAAGATTCATTGTTACTTTTCAACAGCTCGAAAAGGCAAACTACAAAGTTACTTAATCTGCTTTTTGCAGTATCACATGTATTATAACAGGATACATCCATTAGAGCCACCATGCTGCGACAGGCATCAAGGCTGAACCCTCCAGATTTCATGTCTCCTACATAAAACAGAGTTTAATTAGCAAAGACAGTGTAGCACAAATGTCATCCACACTATCCAGAGTCATAGACTGCATATCAAAGTAGCCATGGCGACTAAGAAACCGAGGGTATTGCACACCCTACTGTATTACTGATGTTTACGCTAATGTGGACcacagtttattttgtattaataaGTCATATTGAGTCATATTCTCATAAACCAGAGTTTGCCAGAATCCGATGAAGGCTTACAGGAAATAATACTGGTTTATAAATTTGATGGGTCAGACCTGGAAACTACGCTATATGAACAAAAGTATTTACAGggctccaaacctcctctggcattaacatcagcacaagaACTGTGCACAAggagcttcatggaatgggttCCCATGGCCAAGCAGCCCCAGTACTTTTAAATTTAGCTTGACAGAGTTTTTAAAGGCCAAACCTTTCAGGATGTTTTCATTTAGAAGCCTCTGGAGCTGCTCAGCATCCACTTCTTCATACTGAAACATTAATTGATTTGGTTTACTACCTGATAAATTACACAGACTTTAGACACATAATGCTATATACACTTGTAATAATGCAGTAATGTGGCTAATATTATTAGCAAAAAGATCTTTTTTAATTACCTTGTCAGAGTATTGACGGAagactgttttcttgttttcatcGTCCTGATGGTTTTTTACTTTTGTGACCTGACGAGTCAACAGTTCACATTAATAACACATGTACAGCAAAATAACATGGACACAATTAAATGATTTGTTACACACCTTTTCAACTGGCTCATATTTctgctcatttgcatttgaATTCTCACTGTGGGGAGATAGACCAATATGCATTACTTTGATAGAAATCAATTGTAATGTGTCAAATgcaaattttgttttaaaattttttatgtCATATCTTTAGACATTGAGGGAGAGCATACTAGCAACATGTCTCTTCTCTTGAGTGGATGGTGAGGATGAAGGAGGCTGTCTCATTGGGTTTGAAGGTGGATGGCACAATCAGGTATTCACCAGGCTTCAGCATAAGGAACTCTATCACCTCACGGGCATTCATGTATTTATCACTCCGAGCAACAGGCAGATGGGTGTTGAAGAACATTGCTGGAAACTTCCCACTTTGCGTTTTGTACTGAAATTATTCAAAGTGATATTTCAGCTCCCCAATTTCATTTGAAGAAGTTTCTGAAGTGCGTACAGACAAGTGAACTTGGCTTTTGTTACATAAATAATTACACAGTGTGTTATATCATCCATTGTTGTTGATTTAAACAATCATACAACATGGCAGTGTTTCCTGATACATAAAACCTTAATAGTGAAAGACagtgtactttctttttcacatcacCATATGTGTATTATAAACATGAAATAGAATAAGTTAGCTTCTTACTTCTTTGGTCACCTTGAAGGTCATCAGATGAATTTCGTTCATGTTGggaataaataataattcagTTAGTCGTTAGTTAGTTATTTCAACATGTGCACAGCCACTGTATGAATGTTTGGACAGCATATTAAAGCTTGGCTTGCTAACAAACTGTTTTGTAGCCCACAAATAATTTTTATGTTATAGTTAATTTTTGATCTGTCATTGTCTGCACTTAAACGCgacattattattgttgtttccACATTACAATACAAGTTCTGATGATgatttaatacattttcatgCTCTGAAAATTTCAACTTCAACATGGTTTTTGTTTTCACCATAGTTAGTTCATAGTTTGTTCATTTTCACTTTTGCATGTATTTTCTTTCCATATGTATGATATGAccaaaagaaatacttaccaaATATACAGCAAAGCCAATGTGGAGGTTCTGCACCAGGCGTCTGTTCCTCTTGTCAGGCTTTTGCATGAGAGACACTaggatgtttttctctccaTTGGTCTCTGAGTtttcacctttgaccttaaTTCGATACTGTGGATTTGTCCAGAAAGTGTCTGGAGGACATAGagggaaaaatatgttttatttacatgAATTGAAGATTAAAAAATTATGTTTTCACGGTATGTGGCGCTGGCCCTTTCCCCCATTCCCCTCATTTGTCAGAGCTCAGTGACAATCAGTGTCTGCATGTTTCTATAACATCTTATTTTGttgcaaatgtgtttttttgtattatagcaAAACATTAATATTGTTTTCAATGTACAACAGAACATTTAAACACCTATATTCCAGTGTATACTATATAATTACCTCTGTTATTTCTGCAGCCTCCAGCAGTGGTTCCAGCAACCCACCGACCCTCGTACACAGAGGTCTTCCACTGAGCAGAGGATTTTCCATCTATGAAGTCTGGTTTCAGGCCACAGATGTCAAGATCTGTGTAGAACTTACAGAAATCTTCAAAAGTCATCCTGTTAATAAAATCAGGTATATTTTCATTCATAATTTATTTAGattacaatgtagcttgccatcgccagtgtgtgaatgtgtgtgtgaatgggtgaatgactgaatgtagtgtaaagtgctttggggtccttagggactgagtaaagcgctatacaaatgcaggccattttaccattttttaCCATAGATGTGATGTCAAAGTATAAAACACAAAGCTTATGACATAAAGagtaaataaagcaaaaaaagagaaaactacAACTTCTGGTGGTATTATATTAATACCACCAGAGGTTGTAGTTTTCTTTTGACTAGATTTGCTTACCAAAACTCTCCATCATCGGCCACTGAAAGGCACTTTTGGCGGTCTTGAGAACTCACAGTGTTCCACATGGGGGACCTAAAAGACAGCATTTCAGTTAAGAGATGACACATCATGTTGGTAATTTTTATCTAGAGTTGCATGTATTGAAGAAAAATTATTCCCTAAGTAAATATAGGTGAAAAGGTTGTACTTTTACCTGCATTTTAAACTAAATATTACACTGGTTTGTTTAAGCAGTAACTAGAAAAACCAGTTCAGACTAAAGTTCCCTTAAAGACCAGAACTACTTGAGTAACTGAGTCACGTGTAGAGCAGCAAGTACACTAACCTTTTAAGCAAAAATCTGCATTCCCACAATGCAGATGTCAACATTTTTACAACATGTAATTTAATCCATGTCTTCATGAAACAGTACCAAAGCTGATTACTGCTTACCGATCACTCCAGTCTCCCTCCCACTCTCCTTTGCCCCAGGGGTTCCACAAACGGATCAGCTTCACAACTTTTCCTTGGCTAATAAGCTGGCAGCAGGcaacagaaaaatcagttgTTATGGTATTTAAATGTATGCTCAAAGGTTTTTAAATCTCCCCTTTAACATATTTGTCCAATATGTCAGGAACCTGTTTTGGCTGTAATTCTTCCTAAACTTCATACTGTGGGAAATGTTATTGCTGTAGATTCACTTCCAATACTAACTGTGATTACTGTGCACGTATAATTCTTTACCTCTTTAACCCCTGTCACAGTGTAGGCGTGCCCTTGGACCAGTCCATTTGGCAAAACGGTGTTAGCAGATGTTTCCTACAATCAAGGAACATTGGTCATTGTGaaagcataaaaaataaaaataaagacttcTGATACAATAATATCATTAGGAAAAAGTGACTGCAAAGTTTCGTTATGTTGACTTAAAGCAAATTTCAACATTTTGGGACACACTAATTTCTCTTCATAAAGCCATTTCTGGCAGTCGATTAACAAAAAAGTTTTTCAACTTTCAGAGCCCAATAGGTCAAAACAGCCTTCTAGTTCCAGGACTTTCAATCTCACCATCTCTCATCCGCAAAACAAAATTATGACGTGGGAGACCAGGAGCTATTGGCTATCAAGCTCACTTTGGAGGAATGGTGGCACTGGCTGGAGGTCACCGCTCAACCATTTATTGTTTGGACAGACCACAAAAACTCTGGCATATCTGCAATCAGCTAAACATCTAAATACTCAACAGAGATGCCCGTGAATATGTTACAGCCTGTTCGACCTGCGCTTGGAATAAGCACTGGAACCAACCACCTGCTGGTTGATTACAACCACTGCCTTATGCTCTCCAATGTGTTGCAGCATCCAATAAATCTATCTGAAGCTAGCAGCTGCCTTGGGTGGAGTAAACAATAGCCATCGGTGTGGTGGGGCGTTGTCTGCGGTGCTGTGCGGAtgcacctgcacggcatctgCAATCATGCCCAACGTGTTAAAACATGGGGACTCAGGGGTTGGTTTGTGTTGTGGTGAGAAGTGCTCAATAAAGGTGGCTTAAATTTAAGATCTGTGGTCCCGCCGTGCCTTATTCTCACCACACTGGTGCCGAAACCCAGGACGTGGCACGACGGGCCCATGACAGAGCCAGGGAAAGGAGGAGCTGTCCCAGATGATGGCTGACTTGGCGGCTATCCAGCGGGAGCAGGTGGCAGAGGTGCGTCGCCAGCAGGAAGAGACCAGACTGAGCGCCATCTGGAAAGGATTGGGCATCTGGCGGCGCTACTCTGTGCCTGGGCATCACCCCCACAGGTGTGTCCCGACGGTGGTGAAGCGGTGGAGGAGCTGCATGAGGCACCTTAGCAGCCAGATGTGGTAGACGAAACGGGCAATGGTCCGAACCGGCCGGAGGAGAGTTAGCAGCTGGGTGAAAGGCTGCTACTGCCGGGAGCGGTGGAGGAGGCGCTACAGCCGGAGGTGGACGAGGTGCGAGGGGgtccgtggctgctgggtgaggAGCTGCTGCATGAGGGGCTGCTCCAGCCGGGAGCGGTAGAGGAGCCGCTCCAGCCAGAGAGAGAGGAGGTGCACGAGGGTCCTGTCCAGCCGGGAGCAGTGGAGCAGCTGCTCCAGCCGGAGACGATGGAGCAGCCACACAAGGAGACAGAGGTCCCCGTGTCAGGGGGACCTGCGCAAACTGGGGCCAAAAGCAAGACACGAGCTGTCCTGGAACAATGGACAAGTGCCCAGCTGCCTTTGAGCAGGTGCTCACGGCTGTGCCTGCAGGATCAGGCATTGCAGGCCTCCGGACCAGCGTTGCCATCACCGCTGGAGACTTGGGCGGCCTCCGCAAGAGACACTGCCCTGTCTTCGGGTTGGAGGCCGGTGGGTGGGAGTAGGTTCGGCCGGATGGCTCCCCGGCCTCAATCGGACGATAGGGGTATGTGttggggcgtggtctgcggtgccgtGCAGATGCACCTGCACAGCATCCGCAATCACGCCCGCTGTGTCAAAACATAGGACTCAAAGGTTGGTGTGCGTTGTTGTGAGAAGTGCTGAATAAAGATGGCTCAAATTCAAGATCTGTGGTCCCGCTGTGCCTTATTCTCGCCGCACTCGGTTACTGGTCTGActctgtttttttgtgcttACCCCTTGAGGTGTACCACAGCTCATCAATGTGTTGGATTTGCCAGCTCTGCATATCAGCCCCCACACATCTGAACTGGTATCCGACAGCTGGACGCACACGTGGACGCCACCGGTGAAGTCCATCATAGCCTCTGAAGGAGTTCCAGAAGTCATGTCGGTGTAGGAACCACAAACCCTGACAGAGGTAGATAATATTTTTCACAGATCCCCCACATGTAACTTGTTCACTGTATATTGGATAAATCATATGTTTCTTTGCATACTTGGCATAAGCTTTCTCCAGCAGAGCAGGCCAGAACTCATTTGGATCTTTGGAGTGAACAAAGATTAGTCTGCCATTGATCGTCGGCAACTTGTCATCAATGACGACGTCCACCCACCGCCCGAATCTCCAGAACTAAAATAAAGATACAATTGTTTTGTGAGCTTGTTGTGTTTCATGAAATTTGATCATTAGAGACAAAATAATCCAGACTCTGTGAAGTAAATAGCTtttaagttttagtttagtgaggaaaaaaacagttaaagatAATAATTACTTCTTTTGTTCTCATAGTTTAATGATGTTTACCCTGAAGTGAAAAATGCCACAGTAGTTCTCTTTGATTTTTTGGTCGAGGGGAACAACTTGTTCAAAGATGTGATTCTGGAAAGTCAGCGCGCCGATTGATGCAAGAAACCAGCAGTTTCCTggttaacaacaacaaaaaagaacaatCAGGACTGCAGGTGGATACAAGAGTGTAAATATTAGGAGTGAAGAAATGACCCTACCAAGTACACCTTGACCAATGTCAAATCTGGAGACGCCATCAACCACAAATTCAGCATCAGGAGCAATTTGCTGTAAAACAGGGAGTCAGTTTTCAAATTTAAGGATTGCTTCACTCATTTCCACTTTTACTTAATGTATCCGACCATTCCCAAATTTGAGAGGTTTGGGTCTCAGTTTGAACTATGAAACTCTTCCATGGCCTGTAATTCACAACTTTTTTcataacagaaaatgaaataaactgaaTAATTATCCTGAAAAGAAACTCATGATCAAAAGTCAGTCAGAAAAGTAAGAATAATCATAATTTTGTAAACTTGTGGCTTTGATTCTTTTCAGAATGTGAatatttcatgttatttttaaacTAGATTACAAACTAACTAAACAGGTTGTTTAGGATAACAGAATgcatttttaatagaatatcttttatttaatgCTTAAATATAAGGATTAATTTAATTCTTTTTCACAGCCACTAGAGGGCACTGTTATAGTCAAAATTTCACTTCTTGGGTCATGAGAAGATTTACAGTTTCACAATCTCAAATACAGTGGGGCaaaggtggaaaaaaaatgttgctttgCAGTAATGTGATACTGCGTCTAATGTGCAGTTTAAACATCTTTAAATACTCACTGCAGGTCTTAGCCACTTCACTCGGGCTAGGTCGGAGGGCATCAGTATCCCCTGGCCAACAGACTTTGCATCGGGGGGGAACATGTCATCGACATACCTTACTCCTTTGGTGAGACAGTATTGTTTAAGGTTCTTGAAGTCTTGGTTAAAGAACTTCTCAGGGTTGGGGATGCTCCCATATCCCTTCTGCTTGTGACGAGCCTCCATAATGTTCAGGCATGCACCAGGAGGAGGCATTGCTGCAATGTTTCTGTCTATTTTCAAGAATCTGGCATGTAAATTTGACAGATTAGTATAATAAATGACACggtacaaaaaaaacatgtcagctcaaattataacataataatatatataaataatacaaacattgtttaggtttttttcttttaaaagaaaaatcactgtaactttaaaaaaagtatcAATGAAATGCCCATATAGTAAGAATGTTTAAGAAGTATTGCtatgaaactaataaaaacaaaacaaaacctaacactaaaaataaacagaaaaagcaaaactatAATAACTCTGATTTGAGTCATTAGTCCTAAAATTGTTAAACAAACATCTTACCTGAACGGGTCACAAAAGAGGAAGCTTGTTGTTTAGTAGATACGGAGCAGGTCTGCAGGTAAGAGTGGACAGGCTTCAGTCTTATATAATGCCCACAATCCCCTAAATCAGCCAGGACAGATTGTGGCTCCTCCTTACCTTACTATGCAAATTTCACTTAAACTCCACCACTTTCCTTGGAATTACCCTTGAACCTGCAGGGTTAGTTTTATAGGTGTTTACACAGAAGTCATGTTAGTCcgttttactttttaatgtaCAGGTGCGATGCCCTGTATACAGCTTTCtggtttttattaaaacatcaCATGAATGAAAATAATCAGAAGGCTCTGCTAATTGGCTATTAAGCTTGGAAAGCTTAATAACAGAgccaaacattttcagctctcaTGACCGTTACAGTGAGTGAATAATCCTTGATACTAAAAAGCaagcaagaagaaaaaataaccCAAAAGTTCGCTTGACTTCAGTGCAAATATGTAACTCTGTAGTTGTATATTGtctgcaaaatataaaaatttttAGCTGTATGAACAACCTTGAGTAAGTTTAATCAAACTTACAGGACTGCCATGATAGTTGGCATCCACTTTATTTTGATAATGAGAAGTAAAATATTTACTCACATAAAAACTGACTTCACTGGTTAACTGATAAGATAATTTTGCACATGTACATGCCCAGTAAAAGATAGTGATGTTACTTACTTAACAAAGATTTAGTACCGTATTTTTTGCACAATAAAGCGCACTTCAAATCCTTGAATCTTCTCAAAAATCAGCAGTGCACCTTacgtatgaattctggttgtgcttgctGACCTCGAAtagattttatgtggtacacgtgttgctgctttaccaggtgtaacaattaagtttaacatccaggcatccatgaaaacagaatgtaTTCAATTTAACGCAGTtaaaagttagcaggaagttagctcgctagtttccacctaaacatgataaaGCATATTCTAACAGGATCCTTCttctaactttttttcttttaacttttattctaactttttttcacttgaaaaagttaacgtgagggttcccaatggttagggacaaatgcaatcgcaatgcaggatgctgtaaatggaccaaacttcagtcaggagaacaactgagaccATGTCTACACAAACATTGTTGGAGCCTACACAGCAACGCCCCTTCCCCACTTGAGACAGTCTGATCGCCTTTCTTTGTTTCTCACCCTCAAGTACTCACCGCTCATCAACCATGTCTAACCATCAGTGAACAAAATCAACGTGTGGCCAGCGTGAGTCAATTCTGTACTCCAACACAGGTTTAAAAACACGGACTGGAGCATGTTTACCTCTCAGGCCACCTGTGGCTCTCACATTAACATAGACTCTTGCACGTACTCAGTACCGGAATACATCAACATCACAACTGACAATGTTACCACAGAAGAGCAGATTATAATATACACAAATCAGAAACCCTAGATGAACAAGGAAGTGCGGCTTCTACCAAAGCCATGTAACAATGCTTTCAGATCAGGTGACGCTGAGGTCTACAGTACATCCAGGGCAGACCTGAAGAGAGGCATCAAGAAGGCCAAGGACAGCTACAAGCTGAAGGTGTAGGAACACTTTGTCAACTTGTACCCACGACACATGTGGCTGGGCGTTCAGACCATCTCTGACAATAAACTCTGCAATTCCACACAGACGGCCATGAATGTGTCCTCCCTCAATGAGCTAAATGACTTCTATGCTCATTTTAACAAGAACAACAAGGAAAAGTCTGCCAAAACCCTACCCTTTGATGACTGCCATACCCTCACTCTTACCATTATAGATGTCCAAAACGCACTGAGCAGTATCAACACTTGCAAGGCTGCTGGCTCTGACGGTATTTCTGGACGTGTGCGTCGACCACGTGCTCAACAGCTTGCAGGGGTCTGTACCTGATCTTCAGGATCTTCAACCTGTCGCTTGCCCAGGCAATAGTGCCAGCATGCTTCACAGCTCCATCGTGCCAGTGCAGAAACACTCATCACCAGTGTACCTGAACAAATATCACCCTGTTGCACTCACGGCCATAgttatgaagtgctttgagcgACTGGTCCTGGCACACTTCAAGACATTCTTGCCCCCCGACACTGGATCCTCACCAATTTGCGTATCGAAGCAATAGGAGTCCAGAGCATGCCGTTTCCACAGAGCTTCACTGTATACTCTCACACTTGGACAACAAGAATACTTATACAAGAATACTGTTTgttgacttcagctcagcattcaatacaattGTTCCCTCCAAGGTGATCACTAAACTTGTGGATCTTCGAATTAGCAACTCTAATTCTAACTGGATTATGGATTTTCTGACCAACATATTTCAGCATGTTAGGTTACCTTCTCTACCACCATCACATTCAATACTGGCActccacagggctgtgtgctgagcctgATCCTCTACTCCCTTATCACCCATGACTGCAGTCCTAGGTATGAATCCAACTCCATCATCAattttgcagatgacaccacggtgattgctCTCATCAGGGACAACGATGAGTCTGACAACAGGGAAGAGGTAAAGCACTAGCTGTATGGTCCGCTGACAATAACCTGCTCCTGAATACCAGCACAACCAAGAAGCTCATTGTGGACTTcatgaagaagaagagagacaCCCATGTTCCCATCTACATAAATGGCATGGCTGTTAAACGGGTTTCaggcttcaagttcctggggaCCCAGATCTCTGATAATCTGTCCTAGTCAACTAACATCTCCAACCTGGTCAAGAAGGCCAATCAGCATCTCTTTTTCTTGAAGAAGAACCACTTGTCTGCTGACATAGTGGGTAACTTCTACCGTTGTGCAATacagagcatcctgaccaactgtgtcacagtctggtatgggaaTTGCTTTGTTG
Above is a window of Oreochromis niloticus isolate F11D_XX linkage group LG19, O_niloticus_UMD_NMBU, whole genome shotgun sequence DNA encoding:
- the LOC102078968 gene encoding calpain-1 catalytic subunit; this translates as MPPPGACLNIMEARHKQKGYGSIPNPEKFFNQDFKNLKQYCLTKGVRYVDDMFPPDAKSVGQGILMPSDLARVKWLRPAQIAPDAEFVVDGVSRFDIGQGVLGNCWFLASIGALTFQNHIFEQVVPLDQKIKENYCGIFHFRFWRFGRWVDVVIDDKLPTINGRLIFVHSKDPNEFWPALLEKAYAKVCGSYTDMTSGTPSEAMMDFTGGVHVCVQLSDTSSDVWGLICRAGKSNTLMSCGTPQGETSANTVLPNGLVQGHAYTVTGVKELISQGKVVKLIRLWNPWGKGEWEGDWSDRSPMWNTVSSQDRQKCLSVADDGEFWMTFEDFCKFYTDLDICGLKPDFIDGKSSAQWKTSVYEGRWVAGTTAGGCRNNRDTFWTNPQYRIKVKGENSETNGEKNILVSLMQKPDKRNRRLVQNLHIGFAVYLVTKEYKTQSGKFPAMFFNTHLPVARSDKYMNAREVIEFLMLKPGEYLIVPSTFKPNETASFILTIHSREETCCYENSNANEQKYEPVEKVTKVKNHQDDENKKTVFRQYSDKYEEVDAEQLQRLLNENILKGDMKSGGFSLDACRSMVALMDTSITGKLNTEEFVRLWNKVTKYKEIFFLTDVSKTGTLSLSELRNAFLASEIRVGDDMLSLMALRYGASSGHMTLECFISLMIRLDCMKKIFKQLSDGKSINLKESEWMYVSMYT